A stretch of Pseudomonas sp. CCC3.1 DNA encodes these proteins:
- the thiE gene encoding thiamine phosphate synthase: MKLRGLYAITDSQLLAGKFLGYVEAALDGGLTLLQYRDKSGDEARRLREAETLKELCDRYKAHLIINDDAELAARLGVGVHLGQTDGPLTPARALLGAKAIIGSTCHDQIDLAEQAAKEGATYVAFGRFFTSNTKPGAAPAALDVIDQARTRLHLPICVIGGITLDNAAPLVERGADLLAVVHGLFGADNAQEVTRRARAFNALLSI; encoded by the coding sequence ATGAAGCTGCGTGGTCTTTACGCAATCACTGATAGCCAGCTGCTAGCCGGCAAATTTTTAGGGTATGTCGAGGCAGCGCTGGATGGCGGCCTGACCCTGTTGCAGTACCGCGACAAGAGCGGCGACGAAGCCCGCCGCCTGCGCGAAGCCGAAACGTTGAAGGAGTTATGCGATCGTTATAAAGCTCACTTGATCATCAACGATGACGCTGAGCTGGCTGCACGTCTGGGCGTGGGCGTTCACCTGGGCCAAACCGACGGCCCGCTGACACCTGCGCGGGCATTGCTGGGGGCAAAGGCGATCATTGGTTCAACCTGCCACGACCAGATCGACCTGGCCGAGCAAGCCGCCAAAGAAGGTGCAACGTATGTCGCCTTTGGCCGTTTCTTCACCTCCAACACCAAGCCCGGTGCAGCCCCGGCAGCTCTGGATGTCATTGATCAGGCGCGCACCCGGCTTCATCTGCCGATTTGTGTGATTGGCGGCATTACCCTGGACAACGCGGCGCCGCTGGTCGAGCGCGGGGCTGATTTGCTGGCGGTGGTGCACGGCCTGTTTGGCGCTGACAACGCTCAGGAAGTGACCCGACGCGCCCGCGCGTTCAACGCCCTGCTGTCTATTTAA
- a CDS encoding hydroxymethylpyrimidine/phosphomethylpyrimidine kinase, whose translation MNIYSSRPVVLCLSGHDPSGGAGLQADIEALLAQGCHAAPVVTALTVQNTVNVSDFRVLDREWVLAQANAVLSDSTIAAVKLGMLGSLEMVDTVVELLQAHPHLPMVCDPVLRAGGGGRLGKDEVGYAMRERLLPLAVIATPNLPEARILAELPEGSADECAEKLLPFCKHLLITGGHGDEHEVHNRLYSRDGSRHTFTCYRLPGSYHGSGCTLASTLAGRLAIGENLVSAVETALNYTWRTLRDAEQLGQGQFVPRRLPLDFCS comes from the coding sequence ATGAATATCTACAGTTCTCGCCCCGTTGTCCTCTGTCTCTCCGGCCATGACCCCAGTGGGGGTGCCGGCTTGCAGGCAGATATCGAAGCCCTGCTGGCTCAAGGCTGCCACGCCGCTCCTGTGGTAACAGCCCTGACTGTGCAGAACACCGTGAATGTCAGCGATTTCCGCGTGCTGGATCGAGAGTGGGTGCTGGCGCAAGCCAATGCCGTGCTCAGCGACTCCACGATTGCGGCCGTCAAGCTGGGCATGCTCGGCTCACTGGAAATGGTCGACACCGTGGTCGAGCTGCTTCAAGCCCACCCGCATCTGCCGATGGTCTGCGACCCGGTGTTGCGCGCAGGCGGTGGCGGGCGACTGGGCAAAGACGAAGTGGGCTACGCCATGCGCGAACGCTTGCTGCCGCTGGCAGTCATTGCCACCCCTAACCTGCCTGAAGCCCGCATTCTGGCCGAACTGCCCGAAGGCAGCGCCGATGAATGCGCCGAAAAACTCCTGCCGTTCTGTAAACACTTGCTCATCACCGGCGGACACGGCGATGAACACGAAGTCCATAACCGCTTGTACAGCCGCGACGGTAGCCGTCATACCTTCACCTGTTACCGCCTGCCGGGTAGCTATCACGGCTCGGGCTGCACCTTGGCCAGTACGTTGGCTGGGCGTTTGGCCATTGGCGAAAATCTGGTCAGCGCGGTAGAGACCGCACTCAATTACACGTGGCGCACCCTGCGTGATGCCGAGCAACTGGGCCAGGGCCAATTTGTGCCTCGCCGTTTGCCGCTGGACTTCTGTTCGTAA
- a CDS encoding hybrid sensor histidine kinase/response regulator, whose protein sequence is MRYLVMMLLGWLPMLVSAVEFDETTQSLPLGRVMQVFEDVEGLATLNDVIAHDGLFKVHDKATLNAGYSHSVFWLKVDLRYLPKNPETQRTWLLELAYPPLDHIDLYLADTAGNYRLVERTGDAQPFNSRQIKENNYLFELNFSPGQSRTVYLRLASQGSIQAPLTLWSAQSYLEEQPIRIYILGLIYGVLLGMLVYNLFIFISVRDTSYLYYIFYIGSFGLYQLSVNGAAVQYFWPNNPWWANAATPFLIGSAAFFGCQFARSFLHTASHSRWLDRILMFLMGVGVLVMVLSLVTSYAVALRLATGLALAFIVAIFVSGVVAWARGLRVARYFVIAWSAFLLGGLVNTLMVLGYLPNVFLTMYASQIGSAIEVGLLSLALADRINAMRDLQARTLQETGQKLAAMNQQLARTNQLKDEFLSTVSHELRTPMNGVIGSLELIKTLDLNPELELYTQTAEGSAREMMGMVNGILALTELQAGRLKANPRPFSLNELLNDLNNHFGPKARDKGLAFSYDVARDMPDQWVGDAEKIRQCLECLLDNAIKFTHEGGVILRVTGKAAGQWRWALAFNVIDSGIGFVHQEEAELYQNFFQVDGSMTRSYGGLGIGLAICRRLVQLLGGRLTHHSQPGQGSQFQMLLTLESLALPEPAPALHPQKKPGECAVLLVEDDSAAPLRAMLLKLGYRVLSVDNGLAAIDVLRRERVDVVLLGYPLILVTGASMGTQLLTLAACSQLPVLVLFESQAEAQAAREQVDGITDYLIKPLRIEDLQQALSRRLSHL, encoded by the coding sequence ATGCGCTATTTGGTGATGATGTTATTGGGCTGGCTACCGATGCTGGTCAGCGCAGTTGAGTTCGACGAAACCACACAGAGCCTGCCCCTGGGCCGAGTGATGCAGGTCTTCGAAGATGTAGAAGGCTTGGCGACGCTGAACGATGTCATCGCACACGATGGCCTGTTCAAAGTTCACGATAAAGCCACGCTCAACGCGGGCTATTCGCACTCGGTCTTTTGGCTGAAAGTTGATTTACGTTACCTGCCCAAAAACCCTGAAACCCAGCGTACCTGGCTGCTGGAGCTGGCTTATCCGCCGCTTGATCATATTGATTTGTACCTGGCCGATACCGCGGGCAACTACCGTCTGGTTGAGCGAACGGGCGATGCGCAGCCCTTTAACAGTCGGCAAATCAAAGAAAACAATTACCTGTTCGAACTCAACTTCAGCCCCGGGCAGAGCCGCACTGTGTACTTGCGTCTGGCCAGCCAAGGCTCGATTCAGGCCCCGCTAACCCTGTGGTCTGCGCAGTCGTACCTTGAAGAGCAACCGATACGGATCTATATCCTGGGCCTGATTTACGGCGTGTTGCTGGGGATGCTGGTGTACAACCTGTTCATCTTTATCAGCGTGCGCGACACCAGCTACCTCTATTACATCTTCTATATCGGCTCGTTCGGCCTGTACCAGCTCTCGGTCAATGGCGCAGCGGTGCAGTACTTTTGGCCGAACAACCCGTGGTGGGCCAACGCCGCTACCCCGTTCTTGATCGGCTCTGCCGCGTTCTTCGGTTGCCAGTTTGCGCGCTCCTTTTTGCACACCGCCTCCCACAGCCGCTGGCTCGACCGCATATTAATGTTCTTGATGGGCGTTGGCGTATTGGTAATGGTGCTGTCGCTGGTCACCAGCTATGCCGTGGCATTGCGCCTGGCGACGGGGCTGGCGTTGGCGTTTATTGTTGCCATCTTTGTTTCTGGGGTGGTGGCTTGGGCCCGTGGTTTAAGGGTGGCGCGCTATTTTGTGATCGCCTGGTCGGCCTTTTTACTCGGAGGTCTGGTCAATACGCTGATGGTATTGGGCTACCTGCCGAATGTGTTCCTGACCATGTATGCCAGCCAGATCGGTTCGGCGATTGAGGTAGGCCTGCTGTCGCTGGCGCTTGCCGACCGGATCAATGCCATGCGCGACTTGCAGGCGCGCACGTTGCAAGAGACCGGACAAAAGCTGGCGGCGATGAACCAGCAACTGGCCCGCACCAACCAACTTAAAGACGAGTTTTTGTCGACGGTTTCCCATGAACTGCGCACGCCCATGAACGGCGTGATTGGTTCGCTTGAGCTGATCAAAACCCTGGACCTGAACCCCGAACTTGAGCTCTACACCCAGACGGCCGAAGGTTCGGCCCGAGAAATGATGGGCATGGTCAACGGCATCCTGGCCCTGACCGAGTTGCAGGCCGGTCGGCTTAAGGCCAATCCCCGGCCTTTTAGCCTGAATGAACTGCTCAATGATCTGAACAACCACTTCGGGCCGAAGGCGCGGGACAAAGGGCTAGCGTTTTCTTATGACGTGGCTCGGGACATGCCCGATCAATGGGTGGGGGATGCCGAGAAGATTCGCCAGTGCCTTGAGTGCCTGCTGGACAACGCGATCAAGTTCACCCATGAAGGCGGGGTGATTTTGCGCGTCACCGGCAAGGCCGCAGGCCAGTGGCGTTGGGCATTGGCCTTTAATGTGATCGACAGCGGCATTGGTTTTGTCCATCAGGAAGAAGCCGAGTTGTATCAAAACTTCTTTCAGGTGGATGGCTCCATGACTCGCAGCTATGGCGGGCTGGGCATCGGTCTGGCCATTTGCCGACGACTGGTTCAACTGTTGGGTGGGCGTTTGACCCACCACTCGCAGCCGGGCCAAGGCTCACAGTTTCAGATGTTGTTAACGCTTGAATCGCTGGCTCTGCCTGAGCCTGCACCTGCGTTGCACCCGCAAAAAAAGCCGGGGGAGTGCGCGGTGTTGCTCGTTGAAGACGACAGCGCGGCACCTTTACGCGCCATGTTGCTCAAACTGGGTTATCGCGTACTCAGTGTCGACAACGGCCTGGCGGCAATTGACGTTTTGCGTCGAGAGCGGGTGGATGTGGTGTTGCTGGGATACCCGTTGATTCTGGTGACGGGGGCCTCGATGGGCACTCAATTGTTGACGTTGGCCGCGTGCTCGCAGTTGCCAGTGCTGGTGCTGTTTGAATCCCAAGCCGAGGCTCAAGCGGCGCGTGAGCAGGTCGACGGGATTACCGATTAC